One window of Stigmatopora nigra isolate UIUO_SnigA chromosome 14, RoL_Snig_1.1, whole genome shotgun sequence genomic DNA carries:
- the anxa6 gene encoding annexin A6 isoform X1, whose translation MVFRGTIRDAPNFDPVADAESLFNAMKGMGSDKEAILDLITSRSNAQRQEVIAAYKCTFGKDLIDDLKYELTGKFERLIVSLMRTPAYHDAKEVKDALKGAGTNERSLIEIMVSRNNQQIHDMVQAYKEAYGRNMEEDVISDTSGHFKKMLVVLLQAARDESGVIDGDLVEQDAQDLFAAGEEQWGTDEAKFIMILGNRSVTHLRMVFDAYEKIAEKSIEQSIKNELSGDFERLMLAVVQCIRSIPMFFAKRLYKSMKGLGTADDTLIRIMICRSEIDMLDIRECFRLGYEKSLYNMIKDDTSGDYKRTLLNLCGGDDDLAGEFFPEAAQIAYKMWEISSMTKVQLRPTIVPSSSFDPAADAQALRKAMKGFGTDEDAIIEIIAHRSNAQRQEIRQTFKSLLGRDLMKDLKSELSKNLERLIIGLMLTPAEFDAKMMRKAIEGAGTDEHALIEILVTRSNEEIQAMNAAYQEAYKKSLESAIESDTSGHFCHILVSLVQGAREEGPADCERANTDAQELADACNADSDDRIMKFMSILCTRSFPHLRKVFQEFVRFSNKDIEQIIKKEMSGDVKNAFYALVRSVKNQPSYFADRLYKAMKGLGTDDRALIRIMVSRSEMDLFNIRKEFKETQDTSLHEFIKVETMIGDTSGDYRKTLLLLCGGED comes from the exons ATG GTGTTCAGAGGCACAATAAGAGACGCTCCCAATTTTGACCCCGTCGCTGATGCTGAGTCACTATTCAATGCAATGAAAGGAATGG GCAGTGATAAAGAAGCCATCTTGGATCTGATCACTTCTCGTAGCAATGCTCAGAGGCAGGAAGTCATTGCAGCGTACAAGTGTACCTTTGGAAAG GATCTCATTGACGATCTGAAATATGAGCTGACAGGTAAATTTGAGCGACTTATTGTGAGTCTAATGAGAACACCAGCCTACCATGATGCCAAAGAAGTCAAAGATGCACTCAAA GGAGCGGGAACCAATGAGAGGAGCTTGATTGAAATTATGGTGTCAagaaataaccaacaaattcATGACATGGTTCAAGCATACAAGGAAG CCTATGGCAGAAATATGGAGGAGGATGTGATAAGTGACACCTCAGGTCACTTTAAGAAGATGCTGGTTGTTTTACTACAG GCGGCCAGAGATGAGTCGGGTGTTATAGATGGAGATCTGGTGGAACAAGATGCGCAA GATCTTTTTGCCGCTGGAGAAGAGCAGTGGGGGACAGATGAAGCCAAATTCATCATGATATTGGGAAACCGCAGCGTGACCCACCTCCGAATGG tttttgatGCATATGAGAAGATTGCAGAAAAATCCATAGAGCAAAGCATCAAGAACGAGCTATCTGGAGACTTTGAGAGACTAATGCTTGCTGTTG TCCAGTGCATACGCAGTATTCCCATGTTTTTTGCCAAACGTCTTTACAAGTCAATGAAG GGTCTCGGTACAGCTGACGACACACTGATCAGGATCATGATTTGTCGCTCCGAAATAGACATGTTGGACATTCGAGAGTGTTTCCGGCTCGGCTATGAGAAGTCGCTTTACAACATGATTAAG GATGACACATCAGGGGATTACAAGAGGACTCTGTTAAATCTATGTGGAGGTGATGATGA TTTAGCTGGAGAGTTCTTCCCTGAAGCAGCTCAGATAGCCTACAAGATGTGGGAAATAAGTTCCATGACCAAAGTCCAG CTGAGGCCAACAATTGTCCCCTCATCCAGTTTTGACCCTGCTGCTGATGCACAAGCACTAAGAAAGGCCATGAAAGGATTTG GAACAGATGAAGATGCAATTATTGAGATCATTGCACATCGAAGCAATGCACAGAGACAAGAGATCAGGCAGACCTTTAAATCACTTCTGGGGAGG GATCTGATGAAGGATCTCAAATCTGAACTGTCTAAGAACCTAGAGAGGCTGATTATTGGTCTCATGTTGACTCCAGCTGAGTTTGATGCCAAAATGATGAGAAAAGCCATTGAG GGTGCTGGCACAGACGAACATGCGCTGATTGAGATCCTGGTCACTAGGAGCAATGAAGAAATACAAGCCATGAACGCCGCCTATCAGGAAG CATATAAGAAATCACTGGAGTCAGCAATTGAATCTGACACATCAGGTCACTTTTGCCACATCTTGGTTTCCCTTGTCCAG GGTGCAAGAGAAGAAGGCCCTGCAGATTGTGAAAGAGCTAATACAGATGCTCAA GAGCTTGCTGATGCATGTAATGCTGATTCTGATGACAGAATAATGAAGTTCATGAGTATTTTGTGCACCAGGAGCTTTCCTCATCTAAGGAAAG TTTTCCAGGAGTTTGTCCGATTCTCCAACAAGGACATCGAACAAATCATCAAAAAGGAAATGTCCGGAGATGTTAAAAATGCCTTTTATGCCTTAG TCCGTAGTGTGAAGAACCAACCTTCTTATTTTGCTGACCGGTTGTACAAAGCCATGAAG GGTCTCGGCACAGATGACAGAGCGTTGATCCGCATTATGGTGTCCCGGAGTGAAATGGATCTTTTCAACATTCGTAAAGAGTTCAAAGAAACACAGGACACTTCGCTGCATGAATTCATCAAGGTAGAGACGATGATC GGTGACACTTCAGGAGATTATCGCAAAACCCTGCTGTTGCTATGTGGAGGGGAAGATTAA
- the anxa6 gene encoding annexin A6 isoform X2, which yields MVFRGTIRDAPNFDPVADAESLFNAMKGMGSDKEAILDLITSRSNAQRQEVIAAYKCTFGKDLIDDLKYELTGKFERLIVSLMRTPAYHDAKEVKDALKGAGTNERSLIEIMVSRNNQQIHDMVQAYKEAYGRNMEEDVISDTSGHFKKMLVVLLQAARDESGVIDGDLVEQDAQDLFAAGEEQWGTDEAKFIMILGNRSVTHLRMVFDAYEKIAEKSIEQSIKNELSGDFERLMLAVVQCIRSIPMFFAKRLYKSMKGLGTADDTLIRIMICRSEIDMLDIRECFRLGYEKSLYNMIKDDTSGDYKRTLLNLCGGDDDLAGEFFPEAAQIAYKMWEISSMTKVQLRPTIVPSSSFDPAADAQALRKAMKGFGTDEDAIIEIIAHRSNAQRQEIRQTFKSLLGRDLMKDLKSELSKNLERLIIGLMLTPAEFDAKMMRKAIEGAGTDEHALIEILVTRSNEEIQAMNAAYQEAYKKSLESAIESDTSGHFCHILVSLVQGAREEGPADCERANTDAQELADACNADSDDRIMKFMSILCTRSFPHLRKVFQEFVRFSNKDIEQIIKKEMSGDVKNAFYALVRSVKNQPSYFADRLYKAMKGLGTDDRALIRIMVSRSEMDLFNIRKEFKETQDTSLHEFIKGDTSGDYRKTLLLLCGGED from the exons ATG GTGTTCAGAGGCACAATAAGAGACGCTCCCAATTTTGACCCCGTCGCTGATGCTGAGTCACTATTCAATGCAATGAAAGGAATGG GCAGTGATAAAGAAGCCATCTTGGATCTGATCACTTCTCGTAGCAATGCTCAGAGGCAGGAAGTCATTGCAGCGTACAAGTGTACCTTTGGAAAG GATCTCATTGACGATCTGAAATATGAGCTGACAGGTAAATTTGAGCGACTTATTGTGAGTCTAATGAGAACACCAGCCTACCATGATGCCAAAGAAGTCAAAGATGCACTCAAA GGAGCGGGAACCAATGAGAGGAGCTTGATTGAAATTATGGTGTCAagaaataaccaacaaattcATGACATGGTTCAAGCATACAAGGAAG CCTATGGCAGAAATATGGAGGAGGATGTGATAAGTGACACCTCAGGTCACTTTAAGAAGATGCTGGTTGTTTTACTACAG GCGGCCAGAGATGAGTCGGGTGTTATAGATGGAGATCTGGTGGAACAAGATGCGCAA GATCTTTTTGCCGCTGGAGAAGAGCAGTGGGGGACAGATGAAGCCAAATTCATCATGATATTGGGAAACCGCAGCGTGACCCACCTCCGAATGG tttttgatGCATATGAGAAGATTGCAGAAAAATCCATAGAGCAAAGCATCAAGAACGAGCTATCTGGAGACTTTGAGAGACTAATGCTTGCTGTTG TCCAGTGCATACGCAGTATTCCCATGTTTTTTGCCAAACGTCTTTACAAGTCAATGAAG GGTCTCGGTACAGCTGACGACACACTGATCAGGATCATGATTTGTCGCTCCGAAATAGACATGTTGGACATTCGAGAGTGTTTCCGGCTCGGCTATGAGAAGTCGCTTTACAACATGATTAAG GATGACACATCAGGGGATTACAAGAGGACTCTGTTAAATCTATGTGGAGGTGATGATGA TTTAGCTGGAGAGTTCTTCCCTGAAGCAGCTCAGATAGCCTACAAGATGTGGGAAATAAGTTCCATGACCAAAGTCCAG CTGAGGCCAACAATTGTCCCCTCATCCAGTTTTGACCCTGCTGCTGATGCACAAGCACTAAGAAAGGCCATGAAAGGATTTG GAACAGATGAAGATGCAATTATTGAGATCATTGCACATCGAAGCAATGCACAGAGACAAGAGATCAGGCAGACCTTTAAATCACTTCTGGGGAGG GATCTGATGAAGGATCTCAAATCTGAACTGTCTAAGAACCTAGAGAGGCTGATTATTGGTCTCATGTTGACTCCAGCTGAGTTTGATGCCAAAATGATGAGAAAAGCCATTGAG GGTGCTGGCACAGACGAACATGCGCTGATTGAGATCCTGGTCACTAGGAGCAATGAAGAAATACAAGCCATGAACGCCGCCTATCAGGAAG CATATAAGAAATCACTGGAGTCAGCAATTGAATCTGACACATCAGGTCACTTTTGCCACATCTTGGTTTCCCTTGTCCAG GGTGCAAGAGAAGAAGGCCCTGCAGATTGTGAAAGAGCTAATACAGATGCTCAA GAGCTTGCTGATGCATGTAATGCTGATTCTGATGACAGAATAATGAAGTTCATGAGTATTTTGTGCACCAGGAGCTTTCCTCATCTAAGGAAAG TTTTCCAGGAGTTTGTCCGATTCTCCAACAAGGACATCGAACAAATCATCAAAAAGGAAATGTCCGGAGATGTTAAAAATGCCTTTTATGCCTTAG TCCGTAGTGTGAAGAACCAACCTTCTTATTTTGCTGACCGGTTGTACAAAGCCATGAAG GGTCTCGGCACAGATGACAGAGCGTTGATCCGCATTATGGTGTCCCGGAGTGAAATGGATCTTTTCAACATTCGTAAAGAGTTCAAAGAAACACAGGACACTTCGCTGCATGAATTCATCAAG GGTGACACTTCAGGAGATTATCGCAAAACCCTGCTGTTGCTATGTGGAGGGGAAGATTAA